A window of the Nycticebus coucang isolate mNycCou1 chromosome 3, mNycCou1.pri, whole genome shotgun sequence genome harbors these coding sequences:
- the KCNIP2 gene encoding Kv channel-interacting protein 2 isoform X4 yields the protein MRGQGRKESLSDSRDLDGSYDQLTGHPPGPTKKALKQRFLKLLPCCGPQALPSVSENSVEDEFELSTVCHRPEGLEQLQEQTKFTRKELQVLYRGFKNECPSGIVSEENFKQIYSQFFPQGDSSTYATFLFNAFDTNHDGSVSFEDFVAGLSVILRGTIDDRLNWAFNLYDLNKDGCITKEEMLDIMKSIYDMMGKYTYPALREEAPREHVENFFQKMDRNKDGVVTIEEFIESCQKDENIMRSMQLFDNVI from the exons GCCACCCTCCTGGGCCCACTAAAAAAGCGCTGAAGCAGCGGTTCCTCAAGCTGCTGCCGTGCTGCGGGCCCCAAGCTCTGCCCTCAGTCAGTGAAA ACAGCGTGGAGGACGAGTTTGAACTGTCCACTGTGTGTCACCGGCCCGAGGGTCTGGAGCAGTTACAGGAGCAAACCAAGTTCACTCGCAAGGAGTTGCAGGTCCTGTACCGAGGCTTCAAGAAC GAATGTCCCAGCGGAATTGTCAGTGAGGAGAACTTCAAGCAGATTTACTCCCAGTTCTTTCCTCAAGGAG ATTCCAGCACGTATGCCACTTTTCTCTTCAATGCATTTGATACCAACCATGATGGCTCTGTCAGTTTTGAG GATTTTGTGGCTGGTTTGTCGGTTATTCTTCGGGGAACAATAGATGACAGGCTGAATTGGGCTTTCAATCTGTATGACCTCAACAAGGACGGCTGTATCACCAAGGAG GAAATGCTTGACATCATGAAGTCCATCTATGACATGATGGGTAAATACACTTACCCTGCACTCCGAGAGGAGGCCCCAAGGGAACACGTGGAAAACTTCTTCCAG AAGATGGACAGAAACAAGGATGGTGTGGTCACCATTGAGGAATTCATTGAATCTTGTCAAAAG GATGAGAACATCATGAGATCCATGCAGCTCTTTGACAATGTCATCTAG
- the KCNIP2 gene encoding Kv channel-interacting protein 2 isoform X2 encodes MRGQGRKESLSDSRDLDGSYDQLTGHPPGPTKKALKQRFLKLLPCCGPQALPSVSEKLAAPASLRPHRPRPLDPDSVEDEFELSTVCHRPEGLEQLQEQTKFTRKELQVLYRGFKNECPSGIVSEENFKQIYSQFFPQGDSSTYATFLFNAFDTNHDGSVSFEDFVAGLSVILRGTIDDRLNWAFNLYDLNKDGCITKEEMLDIMKSIYDMMGKYTYPALREEAPREHVENFFQKMDRNKDGVVTIEEFIESCQKDENIMRSMQLFDNVI; translated from the exons GCCACCCTCCTGGGCCCACTAAAAAAGCGCTGAAGCAGCGGTTCCTCAAGCTGCTGCCGTGCTGCGGGCCCCAAGCTCTGCCCTCAGTCAGTGAAA AATTAGCCGCCCCAGCCTCCCTTCGCCCCCACAGACCCCGCCCGCTGGACCCAG ACAGCGTGGAGGACGAGTTTGAACTGTCCACTGTGTGTCACCGGCCCGAGGGTCTGGAGCAGTTACAGGAGCAAACCAAGTTCACTCGCAAGGAGTTGCAGGTCCTGTACCGAGGCTTCAAGAAC GAATGTCCCAGCGGAATTGTCAGTGAGGAGAACTTCAAGCAGATTTACTCCCAGTTCTTTCCTCAAGGAG ATTCCAGCACGTATGCCACTTTTCTCTTCAATGCATTTGATACCAACCATGATGGCTCTGTCAGTTTTGAG GATTTTGTGGCTGGTTTGTCGGTTATTCTTCGGGGAACAATAGATGACAGGCTGAATTGGGCTTTCAATCTGTATGACCTCAACAAGGACGGCTGTATCACCAAGGAG GAAATGCTTGACATCATGAAGTCCATCTATGACATGATGGGTAAATACACTTACCCTGCACTCCGAGAGGAGGCCCCAAGGGAACACGTGGAAAACTTCTTCCAG AAGATGGACAGAAACAAGGATGGTGTGGTCACCATTGAGGAATTCATTGAATCTTGTCAAAAG GATGAGAACATCATGAGATCCATGCAGCTCTTTGACAATGTCATCTAG
- the KCNIP2 gene encoding Kv channel-interacting protein 2 isoform X1, with product MRGQGRKESLSDSRDLDGSYDQLTGESGHPPGPTKKALKQRFLKLLPCCGPQALPSVSEKLAAPASLRPHRPRPLDPDSVEDEFELSTVCHRPEGLEQLQEQTKFTRKELQVLYRGFKNECPSGIVSEENFKQIYSQFFPQGDSSTYATFLFNAFDTNHDGSVSFEDFVAGLSVILRGTIDDRLNWAFNLYDLNKDGCITKEEMLDIMKSIYDMMGKYTYPALREEAPREHVENFFQKMDRNKDGVVTIEEFIESCQKDENIMRSMQLFDNVI from the exons GCCACCCTCCTGGGCCCACTAAAAAAGCGCTGAAGCAGCGGTTCCTCAAGCTGCTGCCGTGCTGCGGGCCCCAAGCTCTGCCCTCAGTCAGTGAAA AATTAGCCGCCCCAGCCTCCCTTCGCCCCCACAGACCCCGCCCGCTGGACCCAG ACAGCGTGGAGGACGAGTTTGAACTGTCCACTGTGTGTCACCGGCCCGAGGGTCTGGAGCAGTTACAGGAGCAAACCAAGTTCACTCGCAAGGAGTTGCAGGTCCTGTACCGAGGCTTCAAGAAC GAATGTCCCAGCGGAATTGTCAGTGAGGAGAACTTCAAGCAGATTTACTCCCAGTTCTTTCCTCAAGGAG ATTCCAGCACGTATGCCACTTTTCTCTTCAATGCATTTGATACCAACCATGATGGCTCTGTCAGTTTTGAG GATTTTGTGGCTGGTTTGTCGGTTATTCTTCGGGGAACAATAGATGACAGGCTGAATTGGGCTTTCAATCTGTATGACCTCAACAAGGACGGCTGTATCACCAAGGAG GAAATGCTTGACATCATGAAGTCCATCTATGACATGATGGGTAAATACACTTACCCTGCACTCCGAGAGGAGGCCCCAAGGGAACACGTGGAAAACTTCTTCCAG AAGATGGACAGAAACAAGGATGGTGTGGTCACCATTGAGGAATTCATTGAATCTTGTCAAAAG GATGAGAACATCATGAGATCCATGCAGCTCTTTGACAATGTCATCTAG
- the KCNIP2 gene encoding Kv channel-interacting protein 2 isoform X5: MNLDGLEMVAVLVVLALFVKVLEQFGLFEPVSLEDSVEDEFELSTVCHRPEGLEQLQEQTKFTRKELQVLYRGFKNECPSGIVSEENFKQIYSQFFPQGDSSTYATFLFNAFDTNHDGSVSFEDFVAGLSVILRGTIDDRLNWAFNLYDLNKDGCITKEEMLDIMKSIYDMMGKYTYPALREEAPREHVENFFQKMDRNKDGVVTIEEFIESCQKDENIMRSMQLFDNVI, from the exons ATGAACCTGGACGGGCTGGAGATGGTCGCTGTGCTTGTAGTCCTCGCTCTGTTTGTCAAGGTCCTGGAGCAGTTTGGACTCTTTGAGCCTGTCTCCTTGGAAG ACAGCGTGGAGGACGAGTTTGAACTGTCCACTGTGTGTCACCGGCCCGAGGGTCTGGAGCAGTTACAGGAGCAAACCAAGTTCACTCGCAAGGAGTTGCAGGTCCTGTACCGAGGCTTCAAGAAC GAATGTCCCAGCGGAATTGTCAGTGAGGAGAACTTCAAGCAGATTTACTCCCAGTTCTTTCCTCAAGGAG ATTCCAGCACGTATGCCACTTTTCTCTTCAATGCATTTGATACCAACCATGATGGCTCTGTCAGTTTTGAG GATTTTGTGGCTGGTTTGTCGGTTATTCTTCGGGGAACAATAGATGACAGGCTGAATTGGGCTTTCAATCTGTATGACCTCAACAAGGACGGCTGTATCACCAAGGAG GAAATGCTTGACATCATGAAGTCCATCTATGACATGATGGGTAAATACACTTACCCTGCACTCCGAGAGGAGGCCCCAAGGGAACACGTGGAAAACTTCTTCCAG AAGATGGACAGAAACAAGGATGGTGTGGTCACCATTGAGGAATTCATTGAATCTTGTCAAAAG GATGAGAACATCATGAGATCCATGCAGCTCTTTGACAATGTCATCTAG
- the KCNIP2 gene encoding Kv channel-interacting protein 2 isoform X7, with protein sequence MRGQGRKESLSDSRDLDGSYDQLTGHPPGPTKKALKQRFLKLLPCCGPQALPSVSEIRRVFRFLGDSSLPSELAAPASLRPHRPRPLDPDSVEDEFELSTVCHRPEGLEQLQEQTKFTRKELQVLYRGFKNECPSGIVSEENFKQIYSQFFPQGDSSTYATFLFNAFDTNHDGSVSFEDFVAGLSVILRGTIDDRLNWAFNLYDLNKDGCITKEEMLDIMKSIYDMMGKYTYPALREEAPREHVENFFQKMDRNKDGVVTIEEFIESCQKDENIMRSMQLFDNVI encoded by the exons GCCACCCTCCTGGGCCCACTAAAAAAGCGCTGAAGCAGCGGTTCCTCAAGCTGCTGCCGTGCTGCGGGCCCCAAGCTCTGCCCTCAGTCAGTGAAA TTCGCCGGGTCTTCCGCTTTCTCGGTGACAGTTCGCTCCCTTCAGAATTAGCCGCCCCAGCCTCCCTTCGCCCCCACAGACCCCGCCCGCTGGACCCAG ACAGCGTGGAGGACGAGTTTGAACTGTCCACTGTGTGTCACCGGCCCGAGGGTCTGGAGCAGTTACAGGAGCAAACCAAGTTCACTCGCAAGGAGTTGCAGGTCCTGTACCGAGGCTTCAAGAAC GAATGTCCCAGCGGAATTGTCAGTGAGGAGAACTTCAAGCAGATTTACTCCCAGTTCTTTCCTCAAGGAG ATTCCAGCACGTATGCCACTTTTCTCTTCAATGCATTTGATACCAACCATGATGGCTCTGTCAGTTTTGAG GATTTTGTGGCTGGTTTGTCGGTTATTCTTCGGGGAACAATAGATGACAGGCTGAATTGGGCTTTCAATCTGTATGACCTCAACAAGGACGGCTGTATCACCAAGGAG GAAATGCTTGACATCATGAAGTCCATCTATGACATGATGGGTAAATACACTTACCCTGCACTCCGAGAGGAGGCCCCAAGGGAACACGTGGAAAACTTCTTCCAG AAGATGGACAGAAACAAGGATGGTGTGGTCACCATTGAGGAATTCATTGAATCTTGTCAAAAG GATGAGAACATCATGAGATCCATGCAGCTCTTTGACAATGTCATCTAG